One window from the genome of Leuconostoc suionicum encodes:
- a CDS encoding PD-(D/E)XK nuclease family protein: protein MSLNVVMGNGQHDLRSEMLTKIQQQFRQNELLTVFYIVPNHVKFDSEVNVLQRFSTMNGNDASELYAQSRLQVYSLTRLAWALMKNTPDRQPDIVEPTGLFMIVSNILREQSDNLPVFSRMQTKSGFVSALVAQLVELRASNVTPENLLEILENSADNIFLRQTLNAKLHDLAIVADDFNARMGEHQITGQETLIAFSKQLADLKLSNVAFYFDGFNGFTSAEMMVVNQLITTYPVTMGVLGDPEKIGQQQEGDVFFKPMTTVEQLSVTARTAQQEVTITAATKMRPLSRTAQQVLGAWACLGEYRNFTGSRDEVHLNVFAAENPITEIKEVARRIRRSLVDDPTLHLRDIIILSRDLTPYQAHIEAVMSQFELPYFLDIDVNMMNHPLVELILNLLAPNKFQYQTMLAILKTGLLRPTFENKIVSHDEFFDIVSHMDNYLYAYRPYESRWRDFSRPFKLFQVTRDDDDTEISEDEKVNNRLEYLRHFIVEAFDELDDGFAMAKNLRQSVTHLVLWLQKYHVTDALLEQRDDFIAQGNLSRSQQSEEVWQMLTKTLDEMVEIDGERSVSLTDIVTTLQAGLSGAKFSGIPNNLDQLMISEAGIVQNTQYKQLYFIGGTRQNLPAQAKNAALINDAERSIVQPALQSGTNPRYLQNTAQQQMAEENLLFYGSLMSSIGSITLSYPILEPSGQLAEMSPFFKRLVDTFNSEVEVIGSIPSSAASLLKHYVGTARATLSDLVKILPVYGQTAAFKAVQNVISNTMQDRLERVLSAPNYQNNTTKLKPEFISALFGERLNVSISQLESYYSNPFAYFLQYGLKLQERATNELNVAQTGTLYHAVFENVLHELIVKNKSLRDITGDELRALVRQHMQSQLALPAFEILNDSGKMRATTNYLTRVCETLVLNLQAAARENTSKPEAVEQLFGFSKESLPPLSFARMQVRGKLDRFDKQDVNGEFGTIIDYKSNGKTFNWGQAYDGLQMQLLTYWNAAQQSAGKLGVAAIGGAFFAKISPEKTKLTNQTNLNALFTGKLIPETFKYRGLFISEPAYVSALTTLEPQEKSAHYPVVLLKNGALGKIGVDAVDPDEFALLLQRNRENIITAGDLILSGYFPIMPVEGGLTYSPYLDIIRFDRALGDTYKVQSPADKNSIIKLLKGGQD from the coding sequence ATGTCACTCAATGTTGTAATGGGTAATGGGCAACATGACTTAAGATCCGAAATGTTGACAAAGATTCAACAGCAATTTCGTCAAAATGAGTTGCTGACAGTTTTTTATATTGTCCCTAATCATGTGAAATTCGATAGTGAAGTCAATGTACTGCAGCGTTTTTCAACAATGAATGGTAACGACGCCAGTGAGTTGTATGCGCAAAGTCGTCTACAAGTCTACTCATTAACCCGTTTAGCTTGGGCATTAATGAAAAACACCCCAGATCGGCAACCAGATATTGTCGAACCAACGGGATTATTTATGATTGTTTCAAATATTTTACGTGAACAATCGGATAACTTACCAGTGTTCTCACGGATGCAAACAAAAAGTGGCTTTGTGTCTGCATTGGTGGCTCAGCTAGTCGAGTTACGCGCTAGTAATGTCACGCCAGAAAATTTATTAGAAATTCTTGAGAACTCTGCAGATAATATATTTCTGAGGCAAACACTTAATGCCAAGTTACATGATTTGGCAATCGTGGCTGATGATTTTAATGCTCGCATGGGTGAGCATCAAATTACAGGACAGGAAACATTGATAGCCTTTTCAAAACAGTTGGCTGATCTTAAACTATCCAACGTTGCATTTTATTTTGATGGCTTTAATGGGTTTACAAGTGCAGAAATGATGGTAGTCAATCAATTAATTACCACTTATCCAGTGACAATGGGTGTCCTCGGTGATCCTGAAAAAATTGGCCAACAACAAGAAGGTGATGTGTTCTTTAAACCAATGACAACGGTTGAACAATTATCCGTAACAGCACGTACTGCCCAGCAAGAAGTGACGATTACTGCCGCTACAAAAATGAGACCATTATCAAGGACCGCACAACAGGTTTTAGGTGCTTGGGCGTGTTTGGGTGAGTACCGCAATTTTACTGGCTCGCGAGATGAGGTACACTTGAATGTTTTTGCAGCCGAAAATCCGATTACTGAAATTAAAGAAGTAGCACGACGTATTAGGCGTTCACTAGTTGATGATCCAACATTACATTTACGCGATATTATTATTTTGTCACGAGATTTAACACCATATCAAGCACATATAGAAGCAGTTATGTCGCAATTTGAGTTACCATATTTTTTAGATATAGATGTGAATATGATGAATCATCCCCTCGTAGAGCTAATATTGAACTTGTTAGCACCTAATAAATTTCAGTATCAGACGATGTTAGCAATTTTAAAGACAGGATTGTTACGACCAACTTTTGAAAATAAAATTGTTTCACACGACGAATTTTTTGATATTGTTTCGCATATGGATAACTATCTATATGCTTATCGACCATATGAATCAAGGTGGCGTGATTTTTCACGACCATTTAAACTTTTTCAAGTGACGCGAGATGACGATGATACAGAAATTTCAGAAGACGAAAAAGTTAACAACCGTTTGGAATATCTACGACACTTTATTGTCGAAGCTTTTGATGAGTTGGATGATGGATTTGCAATGGCTAAGAATTTGCGTCAGTCGGTGACGCATCTTGTGTTATGGTTACAAAAATATCATGTAACCGATGCTCTTTTAGAACAGCGTGATGATTTTATTGCACAAGGGAATTTATCTCGTTCACAGCAGAGTGAAGAAGTTTGGCAAATGCTAACAAAAACTTTAGATGAGATGGTTGAAATTGATGGTGAGCGCAGTGTGTCACTCACTGATATAGTGACCACATTGCAAGCTGGTTTGTCTGGCGCAAAATTCTCTGGTATACCGAATAATTTGGACCAATTAATGATTTCAGAAGCAGGAATTGTTCAAAATACACAGTATAAACAACTTTATTTTATTGGTGGCACACGTCAGAATTTGCCAGCACAAGCAAAAAACGCAGCGCTGATCAATGATGCTGAGCGCTCAATTGTGCAACCTGCTTTGCAGTCAGGAACTAATCCGCGTTATTTGCAAAACACTGCACAACAGCAGATGGCAGAAGAAAACCTTCTTTTTTATGGCAGTTTGATGAGTTCCATCGGGTCAATAACACTTTCTTACCCAATTTTGGAACCCAGTGGACAACTAGCAGAAATGTCACCGTTTTTCAAACGATTAGTAGATACATTTAATAGTGAAGTAGAGGTAATCGGTAGCATACCAAGTAGCGCGGCATCGCTATTAAAGCACTATGTTGGAACAGCAAGAGCAACTTTGTCTGATTTGGTTAAAATTTTACCTGTTTATGGCCAAACAGCAGCTTTTAAAGCCGTTCAAAATGTTATTTCCAATACAATGCAAGATAGACTTGAACGTGTTTTATCAGCACCAAATTATCAAAATAATACTACAAAATTAAAGCCAGAATTCATCTCGGCTTTGTTTGGTGAACGACTAAACGTCTCTATATCACAGTTGGAAAGTTATTATAGTAATCCATTTGCTTACTTTCTCCAGTACGGTTTGAAGTTGCAAGAGCGCGCAACGAACGAACTGAATGTGGCTCAAACTGGTACGCTTTATCATGCGGTTTTTGAAAATGTGCTCCATGAATTAATTGTAAAAAATAAAAGTTTACGCGATATCACTGGGGATGAATTACGTGCCTTAGTGCGACAACATATGCAGAGTCAATTAGCGTTACCAGCGTTTGAAATATTAAATGACTCTGGAAAAATGCGGGCAACTACAAACTATTTGACACGTGTCTGTGAAACGCTAGTACTGAATTTACAAGCTGCAGCACGAGAAAATACGAGCAAGCCAGAAGCTGTTGAGCAATTATTTGGTTTTTCAAAGGAATCATTACCACCACTTTCTTTTGCACGTATGCAAGTGCGTGGTAAACTTGATCGTTTTGATAAGCAAGATGTAAATGGCGAATTCGGTACAATCATTGATTATAAATCAAATGGCAAAACCTTTAATTGGGGTCAAGCTTACGATGGTTTGCAAATGCAATTGTTAACTTATTGGAACGCTGCCCAACAAAGCGCAGGAAAACTTGGTGTTGCGGCTATTGGAGGTGCTTTTTTTGCCAAAATATCTCCAGAAAAAACCAAACTAACGAATCAAACAAATCTTAATGCGCTATTTACTGGCAAATTAATACCAGAAACTTTTAAATATCGTGGCCTTTTTATTTCTGAGCCAGCGTATGTTTCTGCGCTGACAACTTTAGAACCACAAGAAAAATCAGCTCACTATCCAGTAGTATTACTGAAAAACGGTGCGTTAGGAAAGATTGGTGTAGACGCAGTTGATCCAGATGAGTTTGCTTTATTACTACAGCGTAATCGTGAAAATATTATTACTGCGGGAGATCTCATTTTGTCTGGGTATTTTCCAATTATGCCAGTTGAAGGTGGATTAACTTATTCTCCTTATCTTGATATTATCCGTTTTGATCGTGCATTGGGTGATACTTATAAAGTGCAATCGCCAGCTGATAAAAATTCAATCATTAAATTATTGAAAGGTGGTCAAGATTAA
- a CDS encoding alpha/beta hydrolase: MAFLEVNYYSKVLGMDRVMNVILPELSDHNPTWTTETLKDIPVLYLLHGMSGDHAIWQRRTSIERLVRQTPVAIVMPSTDLAWYTNTTYGLNYFDALARELPEKVASLFPQISTKREKNFVAGLSMGGYGAFKLALGTNQFSYAASLSGALVGNPRQEDFLKMEKLSYWQGIFGDFDSFAGSKNDILALAKTCHKRPKLYAWIGEQDFLKPINDVAISTLQQLNYDITYETAPGTHEWYYWNKQIERVLEWLPINYVQEERLS; encoded by the coding sequence ATGGCTTTTTTAGAAGTTAATTATTATTCAAAAGTACTAGGTATGGATCGTGTGATGAATGTCATTTTACCCGAATTATCAGATCATAACCCAACTTGGACAACAGAAACCTTGAAGGATATTCCTGTATTGTACCTTCTCCATGGTATGTCAGGTGATCATGCAATTTGGCAACGGCGGACATCAATTGAACGTTTAGTAAGGCAAACACCTGTAGCAATTGTAATGCCGTCTACTGACTTAGCCTGGTATACTAATACAACCTATGGATTGAACTACTTTGATGCATTAGCACGTGAGCTACCTGAAAAAGTTGCTAGCTTATTTCCACAAATATCAACTAAAAGAGAAAAAAATTTCGTAGCCGGACTGTCAATGGGTGGTTACGGTGCGTTTAAGTTGGCCTTGGGAACAAATCAATTCAGCTATGCCGCCTCTCTTTCCGGCGCATTAGTAGGTAATCCGAGACAAGAAGACTTTTTAAAGATGGAAAAGCTTTCATATTGGCAAGGAATTTTTGGCGATTTTGATAGTTTCGCTGGATCTAAAAATGATATTTTAGCTCTCGCTAAAACGTGTCACAAGCGACCAAAACTATATGCATGGATAGGAGAACAAGATTTTTTGAAGCCCATTAATGATGTTGCCATATCAACCTTGCAGCAATTAAATTATGATATCACATATGAAACAGCACCTGGCACACACGAATGGTATTATTGGAACAAACAAATTGAACGCGTGTTAGAGTGGCTACCGATTAACTATGTTCAGGAAGAGAGATTGAGTTAA
- a CDS encoding MFS transporter, whose amino-acid sequence MLLSFANVTLVFLIGTLLVNIIAVALNRRVKWFILSTLIEFILAYVVLYIQLPPKNMTTLINVNILFAFVAAIINLIGYAGLASFNKIRDWGSQNYAKDVSDRTKTYFFRRYIFVAVAPLVLWIAVGAVSFVTKLTSINNVYSSIPAKTKGSAELLTSANDMPIALAPDTAKRKMQQKFSVIPNSNMYELDGITAQVVNGKYVYVATVEFNGFFKWLKNKSVPGYFIISATDVNAQPKFVKERLKYSPSAYLNNDAARKIYAAAPTYASMGNMNLEIDESGTPYYIQTLYREYGVSGRMKFNEFKTAVLNAQTGEVKIYAANKAPKFIDAPITSSAANKMNEFYGRYQKGWWNQTSLGAKRDVKIPTDNGVYASGQITPLIDSKGNLLYFTDFTSGNNNQDSALGYSLINARTGELTYYRDTHSGLMDSDGAISIADKIYPEKKWVAQMPILYNIDGTPTWVVSLLDSKGIFKKYVYINAIDNDIVVDGDNAQEALDDYRNDLASNSTNNHSTNKKYDKSISGSVTRVALINDGKNTIVNFMVEGQSAVFKIDADNAPKAVFLKEGDKVSFKANMLDDAKIATIEKITIDGLK is encoded by the coding sequence ATGTTACTAAGTTTTGCAAATGTTACACTGGTATTTTTGATTGGAACATTGCTTGTTAATATCATTGCGGTGGCGTTGAATCGCAGAGTAAAATGGTTCATCTTGAGCACCTTGATTGAATTTATTTTGGCTTATGTTGTGCTTTATATTCAGTTGCCGCCAAAGAATATGACAACACTGATTAATGTCAATATTTTATTTGCATTTGTTGCAGCAATTATTAACTTAATTGGCTATGCAGGACTAGCTTCTTTTAATAAAATTCGTGATTGGGGAAGCCAAAATTACGCCAAGGATGTGAGTGATCGTACAAAAACTTATTTCTTTCGTCGCTATATTTTTGTTGCAGTAGCACCACTCGTATTGTGGATAGCAGTAGGGGCCGTTTCTTTTGTCACAAAGCTAACCAGTATTAACAATGTTTATAGTTCAATACCGGCTAAAACTAAAGGGTCTGCGGAGCTGTTGACATCCGCGAATGATATGCCAATTGCGCTGGCACCTGATACTGCCAAAAGGAAAATGCAACAAAAATTTAGTGTCATCCCTAATTCAAACATGTATGAATTGGACGGGATTACTGCTCAAGTTGTTAATGGTAAATATGTTTATGTGGCCACAGTAGAGTTTAATGGTTTTTTCAAATGGTTAAAGAATAAATCAGTCCCAGGATATTTCATTATTAGTGCAACTGATGTTAACGCACAACCGAAATTTGTTAAAGAACGATTAAAGTACAGTCCATCGGCGTATTTAAATAATGATGCGGCGCGTAAAATATATGCGGCAGCACCAACTTATGCCAGCATGGGCAATATGAATTTAGAAATTGATGAGAGTGGTACGCCATACTATATTCAAACACTATACCGTGAATATGGTGTTTCTGGACGAATGAAGTTCAACGAATTTAAAACAGCTGTGTTGAATGCGCAAACTGGTGAAGTTAAAATTTACGCGGCCAATAAGGCGCCAAAATTTATTGATGCACCTATTACAAGTTCCGCAGCAAATAAAATGAATGAATTTTATGGTCGATATCAAAAGGGTTGGTGGAACCAAACATCTTTGGGCGCAAAACGTGATGTGAAAATTCCAACTGATAATGGTGTTTATGCTTCGGGTCAAATCACACCATTAATTGATTCAAAGGGAAACTTATTGTATTTCACTGATTTCACGTCTGGCAATAATAATCAGGATTCTGCTCTCGGTTATTCATTAATTAATGCTCGAACGGGTGAATTAACTTATTATCGTGACACACATTCAGGATTAATGGACTCAGATGGTGCGATCAGCATTGCAGATAAAATATATCCCGAGAAAAAATGGGTAGCACAAATGCCAATTCTATATAATATTGATGGCACACCAACATGGGTTGTTTCATTATTAGATAGTAAAGGAATCTTTAAAAAGTACGTATATATCAATGCTATTGATAACGACATTGTCGTCGATGGTGATAATGCCCAAGAGGCACTTGATGATTATCGTAACGATTTAGCTTCAAATAGCACAAACAATCATTCAACGAACAAAAAGTATGATAAAAGCATTAGCGGTAGTGTAACACGTGTTGCATTAATTAATGATGGCAAAAATACGATTGTTAATTTTATGGTCGAAGGACAGTCCGCTGTCTTTAAGATTGACGCAGATAATGCGCCTAAGGCTGTATTTTTAAAAGAGGGTGATAAAGTCAGTTTCAAAGCAAATATGTTAGATGATGCGAAGATTGCGACAATCGAGAAAATAACGATTGATGGGTTAAAGTAA
- the rpsP gene encoding 30S ribosomal protein S16 → MAVKIRLKRMGAKKRPFYRVVIADSRSPRDGRFIETVGTYNPISQPAEIKLDEEKILSWLGNGAQPSDTVRNLLSNAGILAKYNDSKSGKKPAKKATTKEASAKKPTDKNTVAEIKAYLDAQGTAYTSSAKKADLLALV, encoded by the coding sequence ATGGCAGTTAAAATTCGTTTGAAGCGTATGGGTGCAAAGAAGCGTCCATTCTACCGTGTCGTTATTGCTGATTCACGTTCACCACGTGATGGCCGTTTTATCGAAACAGTTGGTACATATAACCCAATCTCACAACCAGCAGAAATCAAGTTGGATGAAGAAAAGATTTTGTCATGGTTGGGTAATGGTGCACAACCATCTGACACAGTTCGTAACTTGTTGAGCAATGCTGGTATTTTGGCAAAGTACAACGATTCAAAGTCAGGCAAGAAGCCAGCTAAGAAGGCAACAACTAAGGAAGCTTCAGCTAAGAAGCCTACAGATAAGAATACTGTTGCAGAAATCAAAGCATATTTGGATGCCCAAGGCACTGCATATACTTCATCTGCTAAGAAGGCTGATTTATTAGCACTTGTTTAA
- the ileS gene encoding isoleucine--tRNA ligase, which yields MKYKDTLNLGKTGFPMRGSLPKTEPERQAKWYAQDLYQKRLSQNQLKPHFNLHDGPPYANGNIHIGHALNKITKDIIVRYKNMAGFYAPYVPGWDTHGLPIEQQLTKLGHDRKSMPKHEWRNLAKDFALKQVDTQRADFKRLGVLGDWDNPYITLQPEFEAAQIRVFGTMVSKGYIFKGAKPVYWSWSSESALAEAEIEYHDIDSTSLFYANKVKEGHGLLDEDTYFVVWTTTPFTVTASRGITLGPDFEYSVVKPSGEDRKFVVATDLLETVAPKFGWESWETVATYKGQELDKITAYHPWDSEQEELVMNADHVTLDSGTGLVHTAPGFGEDDYNVGKKYGLPADVTVDAKGFMTANAGPDFEGKFYDDVVGTVINKLTDARLFLAKEKITHSYPFDWRTKKPIIWRAVPQWFASVEKFRSEILSELDKVAYFPEWGKVRLHNMIRDRGDWVISRQRVWGVPLPIFYAEDGTAILDEEVIGHVADLFAEHGSNYWFEHEAKDLLPEGYTNEHSPNGEFTKEEDIMDVWFDSGSSWNGVLNTRPQLDYPADMYLEGSDQYRGWFNSSLITSVAVNGIAPYKAILSQGFTLDGKGNKMSKSLGNTISPIEVANKLGVEILRLWTISVDTSQDMPVSNEILKQVSENYRKLRNTLRFLMANTADFDPTKDAIAYSDLSAHDQYFYALENEFVADIRKDYDNYRLNDIFKRVINFVNVDLSAFYLDIAKDVVYVEAPTSHARRSMQTVFYKTLTDLVRLLLPVLPHTAEEVWEYLPHETAEFAYLTDMPEVEDLGDTTALFDHWAVFMKLRDAVNKVLEEAREADLIGKNAEAALTMYLTAEQKNWLAELHADVRLLLMVSQLHVQDVQDVQDAENAKDYDGWQLSVAHATGGVSPRDRMFHEDLGADPAFPELSKHEAEIIREFYPEAVTEGLE from the coding sequence ATGAAGTATAAAGATACATTAAATCTTGGAAAAACAGGATTTCCAATGCGTGGTTCGCTACCTAAAACTGAACCTGAGCGTCAAGCAAAATGGTATGCACAGGATTTATACCAAAAAAGATTATCCCAAAATCAATTGAAACCACATTTCAATTTGCACGATGGACCACCATATGCGAACGGAAATATTCACATTGGTCATGCTCTGAATAAGATTACTAAGGATATTATTGTTCGCTATAAGAATATGGCAGGTTTCTATGCGCCGTATGTTCCAGGCTGGGATACACATGGTTTACCAATTGAGCAACAATTGACAAAGCTGGGGCACGATCGCAAAAGTATGCCAAAGCATGAGTGGCGTAATTTGGCTAAAGACTTTGCTCTGAAGCAGGTTGATACACAACGTGCTGACTTTAAACGACTCGGCGTGTTAGGTGATTGGGATAATCCATACATAACCTTACAGCCTGAGTTTGAAGCAGCACAAATTCGAGTTTTCGGTACCATGGTTTCTAAAGGTTATATTTTTAAGGGTGCTAAGCCCGTTTACTGGTCATGGTCATCTGAATCTGCGTTAGCTGAAGCTGAAATTGAATATCACGATATTGATTCAACGTCTTTGTTTTATGCAAACAAAGTTAAAGAGGGCCATGGTCTCTTGGATGAGGATACGTACTTTGTAGTTTGGACAACGACACCCTTTACAGTGACAGCTTCTCGTGGAATTACCTTAGGCCCTGATTTTGAATATTCGGTGGTGAAACCATCTGGGGAAGACCGTAAATTCGTTGTAGCCACTGACTTACTTGAAACAGTGGCGCCTAAGTTTGGCTGGGAATCATGGGAAACTGTGGCTACTTACAAGGGACAAGAACTTGATAAGATTACTGCATATCATCCATGGGACAGTGAGCAAGAAGAGCTGGTTATGAATGCTGATCACGTTACCCTAGATTCTGGAACTGGATTGGTCCATACAGCTCCTGGTTTCGGTGAAGATGATTATAATGTGGGTAAAAAATATGGTTTGCCTGCTGATGTCACTGTTGATGCTAAGGGATTCATGACTGCTAACGCTGGTCCTGATTTTGAAGGCAAGTTTTACGATGATGTTGTTGGTACAGTGATTAATAAGTTAACCGATGCGCGCTTGTTCTTGGCAAAAGAAAAAATCACGCATTCATATCCATTTGATTGGCGTACAAAAAAGCCTATCATTTGGCGAGCTGTGCCACAATGGTTTGCATCTGTTGAAAAATTCCGTAGTGAAATTTTATCAGAATTAGATAAAGTTGCTTACTTCCCAGAGTGGGGTAAGGTGCGTTTGCATAATATGATTCGTGATCGTGGCGATTGGGTTATCTCACGTCAACGTGTTTGGGGTGTGCCATTACCAATATTCTATGCGGAGGATGGAACTGCTATTCTTGATGAAGAAGTAATTGGACATGTTGCTGATCTATTTGCAGAACATGGTTCAAATTATTGGTTTGAACATGAAGCTAAGGATTTGTTACCCGAAGGCTATACTAATGAACATTCTCCAAATGGCGAATTTACTAAGGAAGAAGACATCATGGATGTGTGGTTTGATTCTGGTTCTTCATGGAATGGCGTATTGAATACACGGCCACAACTAGACTATCCAGCTGATATGTATCTGGAAGGATCTGATCAATATCGTGGTTGGTTTAATTCTTCATTAATCACCTCAGTTGCCGTCAATGGAATTGCACCCTACAAAGCAATCTTGTCACAAGGATTTACCCTTGATGGTAAAGGTAACAAGATGTCAAAGTCACTGGGTAATACGATTTCTCCTATTGAAGTGGCCAACAAGCTTGGTGTTGAAATTTTACGTTTGTGGACAATTTCTGTTGATACATCGCAAGACATGCCTGTATCAAATGAAATTTTGAAACAAGTTTCAGAAAATTATCGTAAGTTGCGTAACACATTGCGTTTCTTGATGGCCAATACAGCTGATTTTGATCCAACAAAAGATGCAATTGCTTACAGTGATTTATCTGCACATGATCAGTATTTCTACGCTTTAGAAAATGAGTTTGTTGCAGATATTCGTAAAGACTATGATAATTATCGATTAAATGATATTTTTAAGCGTGTTATTAATTTTGTCAATGTTGACTTATCAGCCTTTTATTTGGATATTGCTAAAGACGTCGTCTATGTTGAGGCCCCTACAAGTCATGCCCGACGCTCCATGCAAACCGTCTTTTATAAAACGTTAACTGATCTTGTACGATTGCTATTGCCAGTATTACCACATACTGCTGAAGAAGTATGGGAGTATTTGCCACATGAAACAGCTGAATTTGCTTACTTGACAGATATGCCTGAGGTAGAGGATTTGGGTGACACGACAGCATTGTTTGATCATTGGGCAGTATTTATGAAATTACGCGATGCAGTTAACAAAGTATTAGAAGAAGCGCGTGAAGCGGATTTGATTGGTAAAAATGCTGAAGCAGCTTTGACAATGTATTTGACGGCTGAGCAAAAAAACTGGTTAGCAGAATTGCATGCCGATGTTCGTTTGCTTCTAATGGTATCTCAATTGCATGTTCAAGATGTTCAAGATGTTCAAGATGCTGAGAATGCTAAAGATTATGATGGTTGGCAGTTGTCGGTTGCTCATGCAACAGGCGGTGTTTCTCCACGAGATCGTATGTTCCATGAGGACCTAGGTGCTGACCCAGCTTTCCCAGAATTATCGAAACATGAAGCTGAAATCATACGTGAGTTTTATCCAGAAGCTGTAACAGAAGGCTTAGAGTAA
- a CDS encoding DivIVA domain-containing protein — protein MALTPDEILNHEFTKKGSKAYVATDVDAFLDQINGDYEALIAERDELKRQNEEAQAKVNELESKREQVNQSIFVAQEAADRLKQDADVEVKKQLTHAQESATKIINDARAKADADAIRLAQENADLTNEQNQLRTEVEDFKNSFLQLLESQRKLLESDELAESVHRLPMGQVTAHRIGEIAKAEPVTVPEPDEEQDDTESSEEQGPVVVFPESEQNEDDK, from the coding sequence ATGGCACTAACACCTGATGAAATTTTGAATCATGAATTTACTAAAAAAGGAAGCAAAGCTTATGTTGCTACGGACGTTGATGCGTTTTTAGACCAAATCAATGGAGACTATGAGGCACTTATTGCTGAGCGTGATGAACTAAAACGTCAAAATGAAGAAGCTCAAGCAAAAGTTAATGAACTTGAATCTAAGCGTGAGCAAGTTAATCAATCAATTTTTGTTGCCCAAGAAGCTGCAGATCGTTTGAAACAAGATGCTGATGTTGAAGTCAAAAAGCAGTTGACTCATGCACAGGAATCAGCGACAAAGATTATTAATGATGCTCGCGCGAAAGCAGATGCTGATGCGATTCGTTTGGCCCAAGAAAATGCTGATTTAACGAACGAGCAAAATCAATTACGTACTGAAGTTGAAGATTTTAAAAATTCATTCTTGCAATTATTGGAATCTCAGCGTAAACTATTAGAAAGCGATGAGTTAGCAGAATCAGTTCATCGTTTACCAATGGGGCAAGTAACTGCTCATCGTATTGGCGAAATTGCTAAGGCTGAGCCAGTAACTGTTCCTGAACCTGATGAAGAACAGGACGATACAGAGTCAAGCGAGGAGCAAGGCCCCGTGGTAGTGTTTCCAGAATCGGAACAAAACGAAGACGATAAATAA
- a CDS encoding YlmH family RNA-binding protein: MTNKLSTISQHFRLNEQPFVRQVDDWIQQSRNEYRSILTQFLNPREQYILNVLVNHTADLAVYFNGGVQGAESQRAILIPKEYPQADLEFEISLLEIKYPTKFNNLHHSTILGSMMYSGISRNVIGDILYDQTHSRWQIIIDSKMQRYIQQMVTKIGHVRVSLIECDLNNVLPHINDWEENFLLLSSLRLDTVISAGFDLSRSGAKKLIEENQVRVNWSEIAKPDVELAIDDVISVRKHGRIQIKLLDGLSKKGKIKSIVNIIRR, encoded by the coding sequence ATGACAAACAAGCTATCAACAATTAGTCAACATTTTCGTTTAAATGAACAACCATTTGTAAGGCAAGTTGATGATTGGATTCAACAATCTAGAAATGAATATCGTAGTATTTTAACACAATTTCTCAATCCACGGGAACAGTACATTTTAAATGTTTTAGTAAATCATACTGCTGATTTAGCTGTTTACTTTAATGGTGGTGTTCAAGGTGCGGAAAGCCAACGTGCCATTCTTATACCCAAGGAATATCCTCAAGCTGATTTAGAATTTGAGATATCACTGCTAGAAATAAAGTATCCTACTAAATTTAATAATCTGCATCACTCAACTATTTTAGGATCAATGATGTATAGTGGAATTAGTAGAAATGTTATTGGTGATATTTTATATGATCAGACACATAGTCGATGGCAAATCATCATTGATTCAAAAATGCAACGATATATTCAACAGATGGTTACTAAAATTGGTCATGTACGAGTGTCTCTAATAGAATGTGATCTTAATAACGTACTACCCCATATAAATGATTGGGAAGAAAACTTCTTGTTGTTATCTTCTTTACGACTTGATACAGTAATTTCAGCTGGATTTGACCTGTCGCGTTCTGGTGCTAAAAAGCTAATTGAAGAAAATCAAGTGCGCGTGAATTGGAGCGAAATAGCTAAACCGGATGTAGAATTAGCGATTGACGATGTTATTTCAGTCAGAAAGCATGGTCGAATTCAAATTAAATTGCTTGACGGACTAAGTAAAAAAGGCAAGATTAAATCCATTGTCAATATTATCCGGAGATAG